The sequence CCAAGAAGGATGCCGGCGAGCCGATCGTCATGGTCACCGCCTACGACCACCCGAGTGCGCAGATCGTCGAGGCTGCCGGCGTCGACATCGTGCTCGTGGGGGATTCCGCCGCGATGACCGTGCTCGGCTACGACAGCACCGTGCCGGTCACGGTCGACGAGATGCTGATGCTGACGAAGGCCGTGCGCCGCGGGCTGACCGTTCCGCTGCTGGTCGGCGACCTGCCGTTCGGGTCATACGAGGCCTCGGACGAGCTCGCGATCGCCACCGCGCAGCGCTTCATCAAGGAAGCCGGCTGCGACCTGGTGAAGATCGAGCGCGGCGGCACGACCGTCGATCGGGCGCGGGCTCTCGTGCAGGCGGGTATCCCGGTGGTCGGACACGTCGGGCTCACTCCGCAGACGGCCACGGCGCTCGGCGGCTACCGCGCACAGGGCCGCACGGCCGAGGCGGCGCTCGCCGTGATCGACGACGCCCTCGCCCTGCAGGCGGCGGGGTGCTCGATGCTCGTGGTCGAGGCGGTGCCGTCGGAGGTCACCGCCGCACTCGTGCCTCTGCTCGACATCCCCGTGATCGGGATCGGAGCCGGAGCGGATGCCGACGGGCAGGTGCTCGTGTTCCATGACCTGCTCGGGCTCTACGGCGGCGGCGCGGCCAAGTTCGTCAAGCGCTACGCGGAGTTGCGGGCGGCCGCGGTCGCGGGTGTCGAGGCCTATGCGACGGAGGTGCGCGGCGGCTCGTATCCCGCGGTCGAGCACGGGTACGGGATGCCGGAGGGGGAAGCGGCGCGGCTGGGGGAGCTGCTCGCGGGGCGCTGACGGCCGAAACGGAGACGCTCACGGCATCCGACGGCGTGTCGGTCCGCGGCGCGCCGCGTGTAGCGCGATGCGTCTCCGTTTTCGCTCAACGCCACCGATGCGAAGTGCGTCAACCCGCGTCGGGCTCCCAGCGCAGCAGATCGCCTGGCTGGCACTCCAGGACCGCGCAGAGCGCGTCCAGCGTCGTGAAGCGCACCGCCTTCGCGCGGCCGTTCTTCAAGACGGCGAGGTTGGTCGGCGTGATGCCGATCCGCTCAGCCAGTTCGCCGACGCTCATCTTGCGCCGCGCCATCATCACATCGATGTCGACCACGACCGGCATCAGATCACCTCGTCGTCGAGCTCGGCGCGCAGCGCTCGCGCCTCGACCTCACGGTCGATCGCCTGCCGCAGCAGCGCCTTCATGACGACGACGAGCAGCGCCATCCCGGCGAGCACGACCCCGGCCCCACCGATCAACGCCACGACGCCCGGCGCCATCGAACCCGGCGCCAGCAGGGCGGCCAGCACCCAGGTCAGCAGGGCCGCCACGAGGATCGCCCCGATGATCACGTTCACGTACCGGAACGATGACTCGGAGAAGATCGACCCGCGTCGCACCTTCGTCAGCAGCATCCACACGCACACCCCGAACACCTGCAGCGTGCCGACGCCCAGCACCACGATCGACACCAGCGCGATCCGACCCCACAGCTCCTCGTTCGCCAGGTCGAGCCACAGCAGCGGCACGATAAGCACCTGCACCGCCAGTGACCCCAGCAGTGCAACCGCGATCACGACGCGCAATATGACGATCGTCGTCTTCCCCATGGCCGCCCCCTTTCATCGAAGAACAACAGGAATCTATCGTTATTCGTTCGATCGGGCAAGTGGATGGGGCGAGCGGGGGAGCCGTCAGTGCCGCCGGACGAGACGGCGGATGCGGCGAACCGTCCGCCCCGCAGCATCCTTGAAGCTTCCGCCCGGCCACTCCCGATGCAACTCCACCGCGCCGCCGTCACCCACCGTGAGCGTGCACGTGCGCCCGGCCAGGATCGGCGAGCGACCGGCGCGGGCGAGCACCGCGGGATCGGCTTCGAGGGGCACGTCGAACGCCCATCCCGCCCGGCGAACCTTGACGCTGAGGGGGCCGCCTCGGGAATCGTCCGTCCGGTCGAACGAGCGCACGGGATCGATCGAGAGGGCGACCTTCGAGAGATCGCGGGGTCGACGGCCGGACAGGATGCGCTCCGTGCCCGACTCGTCGCGGAGCAGGACGTCGACGCGATCGTTGCGCAACTCGCGATCCGCGACCAGGAGGTTGGTCGGCAGCCCCTCGAGCGACGACAGCGGCAACGAGGTCAGCCGGGTCGATTTCTTGACGCGCGACGGATCCCCGCCGGAAGTCTTCGCGCCGGAGGGGGTCTCCAGCTCCACCGTTTCGAAGACCAGCGCATCCTTCCCGTCGTGCGTGATGTCGACGCGAAGGGTGAGGTGCAGCCCGCCGCCCCGCGACCAGCGCGCGGCGGTCACGGTGGCGCGGCACTGTACGCCCGACTCGAACTCCGCCAGGCGCAGCAGATCGTCGCGGCGATCGGCACGCAGCAGCGCCGCGCGGATCCGGTGCGCGACCCCGAGGCCGGCATCCACGCCCGGCCCGAACCGTCGCTGCGTCAGCGGGACCACGACATCCAGCAGACGGTCGCGATACTCCTCCGGATACTTGACCATGCGCGGCCCGGCGATGCGCTTCAGGATCTTGCCGCGGAACCAATGCCGCAGGAGTCGGTCGCGCAGTCGTCCCGGCTCGGTGTGCGCCTCGACGATGTCGAGCACGGTCTCCAAGTGCGGGAAGTAGCTCTCCGGCTCGATCCGGGCGGAGCTCGCGCTGCCCGGCTGCTTCACCCACGCGTAGCAGGGCTCACTCGCGAGGATCGAGATCGTCGACGCGGCGAAGTACGCCTGCATGACGAACAGGTGATCCTCCAGGCGCACGCGCCCCTCCGGGAAGCGGATGCCGTTCGCCCGCAGGAACGCCGTGCGGAACATCTTGTGCGGCGTGAGCATCTCGAGCAGGGGATCCGTGCCGAGGACCGCCCGGGCGATGTCGCGGCGGAAGATGCGACTCGGCAGCGGGCGGCCGATCCCCACCTCCTTGCCGACGACGACGTCGGACGCGTTCGCATCCGCGTAGTCGCACAGCTTCTCGAGAGCCCCGTCGAACAGGTAGTCGTCCTGATCGACGAACTGCACGTACTTCCCTCGGGCGGCGTCGACACCGTGGTTGCGCGGCATGCCCGGCCATCCGGAGTGCTCCAGCGACAGCACCCGCACGTTCGGACGCGTGCGCGCGATGGCGGCCAGGCTTTCACCGGTCGGCTCTCCCGAGCCGTCGTCGCACAGCAGCACCTCGAACGCGGCGGGGTCGAGGGTCTGACGATCGAGCGATGCGATGAGGTCATCGAACGATGCGCCCGGCCGGAACACCGGAACCACCACGCTCACGCGGATGCTGTGCCCGCTGCTGCTGCTCTCCGGCTGAATGCTCTGCGACAAAACGTCTCCCCCACGTCGACTGTTCCTCGAGCTAAACACGCCTTCCTGTGGGGGTCACCAGGCTTGCGTTTCGGCCGGGCGTGTGCAGAAGTTCGCACGGCGCGCAGGCAGAGCGGGGCGAGAGACTCCTCGAATTCAGGAGGCGATGCGTCGTGCCGTGGTCTCGGCCGTGCGGGAACCGACCTCGTCCCACACCGCATCCAGCGAGATCTCGAGCACGTCGGCGATCGCCGCGATCGTCGAGAAGGCGGGGGTGGCCACGCGGCCGGACTCGATCTTGCGCAGGGTCTCGGGGGAGATGCCGGCGTCCAGTGCGACGCTCAGCATCGACCGTTCCCCCCGCGCGCGCCGCAGCAGGGCGCCGAGGCGCTCGCCGCGCTCGACCTCGGCGGGGGTGAGCGGCATCCGGACCATCATGATGCCCATACTAATACCGGGATAGTATTACCGGGATAGTTATTGGTCACGACGGAAGAGGACCCATGATCGAGATCCTGAACGCCG is a genomic window of Microbacterium maritypicum containing:
- the panB gene encoding 3-methyl-2-oxobutanoate hydroxymethyltransferase; translation: MNAHAAPRKRVTLASLAAKKDAGEPIVMVTAYDHPSAQIVEAAGVDIVLVGDSAAMTVLGYDSTVPVTVDEMLMLTKAVRRGLTVPLLVGDLPFGSYEASDELAIATAQRFIKEAGCDLVKIERGGTTVDRARALVQAGIPVVGHVGLTPQTATALGGYRAQGRTAEAALAVIDDALALQAAGCSMLVVEAVPSEVTAALVPLLDIPVIGIGAGADADGQVLVFHDLLGLYGGGAAKFVKRYAELRAAAVAGVEAYATEVRGGSYPAVEHGYGMPEGEAARLGELLAGR
- a CDS encoding helix-turn-helix domain-containing protein — encoded protein: MVRMPLTPAEVERGERLGALLRRARGERSMLSVALDAGISPETLRKIESGRVATPAFSTIAAIADVLEISLDAVWDEVGSRTAETTARRIAS
- a CDS encoding glycosyltransferase family 2 protein, whose protein sequence is MSQSIQPESSSSGHSIRVSVVVPVFRPGASFDDLIASLDRQTLDPAAFEVLLCDDGSGEPTGESLAAIARTRPNVRVLSLEHSGWPGMPRNHGVDAARGKYVQFVDQDDYLFDGALEKLCDYADANASDVVVGKEVGIGRPLPSRIFRRDIARAVLGTDPLLEMLTPHKMFRTAFLRANGIRFPEGRVRLEDHLFVMQAYFAASTISILASEPCYAWVKQPGSASSARIEPESYFPHLETVLDIVEAHTEPGRLRDRLLRHWFRGKILKRIAGPRMVKYPEEYRDRLLDVVVPLTQRRFGPGVDAGLGVAHRIRAALLRADRRDDLLRLAEFESGVQCRATVTAARWSRGGGLHLTLRVDITHDGKDALVFETVELETPSGAKTSGGDPSRVKKSTRLTSLPLSSLEGLPTNLLVADRELRNDRVDVLLRDESGTERILSGRRPRDLSKVALSIDPVRSFDRTDDSRGGPLSVKVRRAGWAFDVPLEADPAVLARAGRSPILAGRTCTLTVGDGGAVELHREWPGGSFKDAAGRTVRRIRRLVRRH
- a CDS encoding DUF2975 domain-containing protein; its protein translation is MGKTTIVILRVVIAVALLGSLAVQVLIVPLLWLDLANEELWGRIALVSIVVLGVGTLQVFGVCVWMLLTKVRRGSIFSESSFRYVNVIIGAILVAALLTWVLAALLAPGSMAPGVVALIGGAGVVLAGMALLVVVMKALLRQAIDREVEARALRAELDDEVI
- a CDS encoding helix-turn-helix transcriptional regulator, with the protein product MPVVVDIDVMMARRKMSVGELAERIGITPTNLAVLKNGRAKAVRFTTLDALCAVLECQPGDLLRWEPDAG